The following are from one region of the Treponema denticola genome:
- a CDS encoding glycosyltransferase family 4 protein, whose product MKIGIFTDCYYPQINGVVTSTMNLQKELEKLNHEVYIITTTFPNFKDEDEKHIIRIPSIPFFKWSEFRIGLFLKHTKAYNKVKALNFDIVHTQTEFSMGNFGTFIAKDLNIPCIHTYHTVYEEYTHYISNFGKSPLKKVVRKLSKRYIAHFSGVIAPTEKTRDLLISYGVKNKIYVVPTGINLEKFKKDIPDAETNSLLKSFNIKKDSFKLIFLGRISKEKNIETLINIMPKIVSENNNIQLIIVGDGPDRLELEERVRYLDLQDNVIFTNRIPNDKVPIYYKAADLFISPSKTETQGLTILEAMAAGVPVLVYDDTNIKGLVLHKKTGLLFKENDELLDNIKFALNNKEEIQSYAKEAFKIAEDFSSANFAKKVEKIYKELINQ is encoded by the coding sequence ATGAAAATTGGAATTTTTACCGATTGTTATTATCCTCAAATAAACGGAGTTGTAACCTCTACGATGAACTTACAAAAAGAGCTGGAAAAGCTTAACCATGAAGTTTATATAATCACAACCACATTTCCCAATTTTAAGGATGAGGATGAAAAACATATTATCCGTATTCCTTCAATCCCTTTCTTTAAATGGTCCGAATTCAGAATAGGATTATTTTTAAAACATACAAAGGCATACAATAAAGTAAAGGCTTTAAATTTCGATATAGTACATACTCAAACGGAATTTTCTATGGGCAACTTCGGTACTTTCATTGCAAAAGATCTAAATATTCCCTGCATACACACATATCATACTGTCTATGAAGAATATACCCACTATATTTCCAATTTCGGCAAAAGCCCTTTAAAAAAAGTAGTAAGAAAGCTCTCAAAACGTTATATTGCCCATTTTTCAGGAGTTATAGCACCCACAGAAAAAACAAGGGACCTTCTCATAAGTTATGGAGTAAAGAATAAAATTTATGTAGTACCTACAGGAATAAATCTTGAGAAATTTAAAAAAGATATTCCCGATGCCGAAACGAATAGCTTACTAAAATCTTTTAACATAAAAAAAGATTCATTTAAACTTATATTTTTAGGTAGAATATCAAAAGAAAAAAATATTGAAACTTTAATTAATATAATGCCGAAAATAGTAAGCGAAAATAACAATATCCAACTTATCATTGTAGGTGACGGGCCTGATAGGTTAGAGCTTGAAGAAAGGGTAAGATACTTAGATTTACAAGATAATGTAATATTTACAAATAGAATCCCAAACGACAAGGTTCCTATATATTACAAAGCTGCCGATTTATTTATAAGCCCATCAAAAACTGAAACACAGGGCCTGACTATTCTAGAAGCAATGGCCGCAGGAGTTCCCGTTTTGGTATATGACGACACAAATATCAAAGGACTCGTCTTGCACAAAAAGACAGGCTTATTATTTAAGGAAAACGATGAACTTTTGGACAACATTAAATTCGCATTAAACAACAAAGAAGAAATTCAAAGTTATGCAAAAGAAGCATTTAAGATAGCCGAGGACTTTTCGTCTGCCAATTTTGCAAAAAAAGTAGAAAAAATTTATAAAGAATTAATAAATCAATAG
- a CDS encoding omptin family outer membrane protease — protein sequence MSGFDRRIIILIFLFISAHSISSEEGKTSFSFSVSPSLIAGSGFEYVFSTDSHIRSKLDWPLLPAGGLTADTEFKLKNGLYFSFISSFIIPAYSGQIFDYDYLNPYDSSMLTHFSEHKAYVKKGLDLNLNIGFMKLLVEYKTPSDKKIRVSCAPSIGIRYILNAWDAMDGYIKYPPDTNPPSPVLPDTPTIPVAGLGISYKQSFILPSVGVLFRFELPRDWKIDLSTQLCPSAIGFAEDFHYKREDGGLKFVDVFKKKNLSFYLYLSAEKRLSKHFSFFSSIDYTSITAYHGKLFTYYLKSGILKSSSSTGAVGAALYSTRINLGFIFHIVK from the coding sequence ATGAGCGGTTTTGATAGGCGGATCATTATCCTTATTTTTCTTTTTATAAGTGCTCACTCTATCTCATCCGAAGAAGGAAAAACTTCATTTAGTTTTTCTGTTTCTCCGTCGCTTATAGCAGGTTCGGGATTCGAGTATGTCTTTAGCACTGACTCACATATTAGAAGCAAGCTTGATTGGCCTCTTTTGCCTGCCGGAGGCCTTACTGCCGATACCGAGTTTAAGCTTAAAAACGGATTGTACTTTTCTTTTATTTCTTCATTTATAATCCCCGCATATTCGGGACAAATTTTTGATTATGACTATCTTAATCCCTATGATTCTTCAATGCTGACCCATTTTTCGGAGCATAAGGCCTATGTTAAAAAGGGCTTGGATTTAAATCTAAATATCGGCTTTATGAAACTTCTTGTTGAGTATAAAACCCCTTCGGATAAAAAAATAAGAGTCTCTTGTGCTCCATCCATAGGAATAAGGTATATTTTAAATGCGTGGGATGCCATGGACGGTTACATCAAGTATCCTCCCGATACAAATCCTCCAAGTCCTGTTTTACCGGATACTCCTACTATTCCTGTTGCAGGACTCGGAATAAGTTATAAACAAAGCTTTATTTTGCCAAGTGTAGGAGTTCTATTTAGATTTGAGCTTCCAAGGGATTGGAAGATTGATTTATCTACTCAGCTTTGCCCGAGTGCTATTGGGTTTGCAGAGGATTTCCATTATAAAAGAGAGGATGGCGGCTTAAAATTTGTAGATGTTTTTAAAAAGAAAAATCTGTCTTTTTATTTATACCTTTCGGCTGAAAAAAGACTTTCAAAGCATTTTTCTTTTTTTTCTTCCATTGATTACACCTCTATTACGGCCTACCATGGAAAGCTTTTTACTTATTATTTAAAATCAGGAATATTGAAAAGCAGCTCATCTACCGGTGCGGTTGGTGCTGCCTTATATTCTACCCGTATCAATTTAGGCTTTATATTTCATATAGTAAAATAG
- a CDS encoding glucose-1-phosphate adenylyltransferase encodes MSKVLSIILGGGKGTRLYPLTMHRSKPAVPFGGKHRIIDIPLSNCINSGFRNIYIVTQFNSASLHIHIAKAYTFDTFSNGFVEILAAEQTFDNTGWYEGTADSIRKNLHHFRHQNPSHYLILAGDQLYRMDLKKFLNFHKESESDITVACTPVTREDASGFGIMKVNSDSLITEFMEKPGADKNIDDWKIPENSLIKPNDPNKQYLASMGIYIFSAKIMEECLDSDHTDFGKEVIPAAINGKYKVSAFPHNGYWSDIGTIKSFYDATLDLTEITPKFDFYDAERPIYTHNRNLPPSKVNYAHLSRSICSEGCVITNSTINHSVIGVRSIIETGSFVEDSICMGADYYETHEEKETRLKEGSPGLGIGNHCRIRSAIIDKNVRIGNNVSIGMDQTPPDGDYGFYHVVDGIYVIVKNSVIPDNTSI; translated from the coding sequence ATGTCAAAAGTTCTTTCCATAATATTGGGAGGCGGAAAAGGAACACGTCTTTATCCGCTTACCATGCATAGATCTAAACCGGCTGTTCCTTTCGGAGGCAAGCATCGAATTATCGATATACCTCTTTCCAATTGTATAAATTCCGGCTTTAGGAATATTTATATTGTAACACAATTTAACTCGGCATCTTTGCATATTCACATTGCAAAAGCCTACACTTTTGATACGTTTTCAAACGGATTTGTAGAAATTCTTGCAGCTGAGCAAACTTTCGACAATACGGGCTGGTATGAAGGCACGGCCGACTCCATAAGAAAAAACCTTCATCATTTTAGACATCAAAATCCATCTCACTATCTAATCCTTGCAGGCGATCAACTCTACCGCATGGATTTAAAAAAGTTTTTAAATTTTCATAAAGAATCGGAATCCGATATTACCGTAGCCTGTACTCCGGTCACACGGGAGGATGCATCAGGTTTCGGTATTATGAAGGTTAATTCGGATTCTTTAATTACCGAATTTATGGAAAAACCGGGAGCCGACAAAAACATAGATGATTGGAAAATTCCCGAAAACTCCCTTATCAAACCAAATGATCCCAATAAACAATATCTGGCTTCCATGGGTATTTATATTTTCAGTGCGAAAATTATGGAAGAATGTTTGGACAGTGATCATACCGATTTCGGAAAAGAAGTAATTCCTGCCGCCATAAACGGAAAATATAAGGTTTCTGCCTTCCCTCATAACGGATATTGGTCCGACATAGGAACCATCAAGTCTTTCTATGATGCAACTCTTGATCTGACGGAAATAACACCTAAATTCGACTTTTATGATGCTGAAAGGCCAATATACACCCATAACAGAAATCTACCTCCATCAAAGGTAAACTATGCACACTTGAGCAGATCTATCTGCAGCGAAGGCTGTGTCATAACGAATTCCACAATAAATCACTCCGTAATAGGGGTCAGGTCAATCATAGAAACAGGCAGCTTTGTAGAAGATTCTATCTGCATGGGGGCGGACTATTACGAAACACATGAGGAAAAGGAAACCCGATTAAAAGAAGGAAGCCCCGGCTTAGGTATAGGAAATCATTGCCGCATACGTTCTGCAATAATAGACAAAAATGTGCGTATAGGAAATAACGTATCCATAGGTATGGACCAAACACCTCCCGACGGCGACTACGGTTTCTATCATGTTGTCGATGGAATATACGTTATAGTAAAAAATTCCGTAATACCTGATAATACTTCAATATAA
- a CDS encoding TatD family hydrolase yields MFSDSHAHFFMIFKRNEGDASFLHTMMERKFRFAMDIGTQPGDLKERQKFISDVFEEKMEGQKPGLLALPDFMHFAAGLWPHAESIAEPEKALAALKTDIDTLFLQKAEAEKTNPGKPCYCGLGECGLDRYWNGPAAEKRGGDLNSEEKGTSDIEGEEILFKEQLKIAKEKNLSVIVHSRDAYEDTLKCIDEVGYHKGIIHCYSYGLKEAYSFLERGWYISFPGNITYAKKQADKDRIAELVRAVPADKLLLETDAPYLAPVPFRGKINTPLLIEYTYAAVSEILDKSMEALAEQIYQNCCSCFLVK; encoded by the coding sequence ATGTTTTCCGATTCTCATGCACATTTTTTTATGATTTTTAAACGAAATGAAGGCGATGCTTCATTTTTACATACAATGATGGAACGTAAATTCAGGTTTGCCATGGATATAGGTACTCAACCCGGAGATTTAAAAGAAAGACAAAAATTTATTTCGGATGTTTTTGAAGAAAAAATGGAAGGTCAAAAGCCAGGACTTTTAGCCTTGCCCGATTTTATGCATTTTGCGGCGGGTCTTTGGCCCCATGCCGAAAGCATTGCCGAGCCCGAAAAGGCTCTTGCTGCCCTAAAAACCGATATCGATACTCTTTTTTTACAAAAAGCCGAAGCGGAAAAGACTAATCCGGGTAAGCCCTGTTATTGCGGCCTTGGGGAATGCGGGCTTGACCGTTATTGGAACGGCCCTGCTGCCGAAAAAAGGGGCGGGGATTTAAATTCCGAAGAAAAAGGCACAAGCGATATAGAAGGGGAGGAGATTCTTTTTAAAGAGCAGTTAAAAATTGCAAAAGAAAAAAATCTTTCCGTAATCGTTCATTCAAGGGATGCTTATGAAGATACCCTAAAATGTATTGATGAGGTAGGCTATCACAAGGGGATAATCCACTGCTATTCTTACGGGCTTAAAGAGGCATATTCCTTTTTGGAAAGGGGCTGGTATATTTCCTTTCCCGGAAACATAACCTATGCTAAAAAGCAGGCCGATAAGGATAGGATCGCAGAGCTTGTGAGAGCTGTGCCTGCCGATAAGCTCCTGCTTGAAACGGATGCCCCCTATTTAGCCCCCGTTCCTTTTAGAGGAAAGATAAATACTCCTCTTTTAATAGAATACACCTATGCCGCCGTTTCCGAAATTTTAGATAAATCCATGGAAGCTTTGGCGGAACAAATTTATCAAAACTGCTGTTCTTGTTTTTTGGTAAAATAG
- a CDS encoding FlgD immunoglobulin-like domain containing protein: MIFFKFGLKAKVFFVLCFFMIGSAVFAYDPMPGGEEKPALQSPSVAGGQASVTGGPFGDTVPGSLAVNPALGGAEQRPILDVSYFLLAGLSEEKGLGHAANAGVLYPFRWGNLAGSLHFLNSEFDSLKLGTMGGLRFSYSKDLTDKLLVGAGAYADFGKDWGLGLDIGALYMFGDLGFLKNSKLGVSITGLGKTYNPKSTGIKGGSSSGSPAILTPRVGFASTLVDIDGFQLGMHADLSAPFFQNLIFNTGLHMLMADMISFKTGFAINTVEAIHKKQTFIPSFNIGVNIKIKSKGSNDSFLKKNGWEENEIRPEFAAKPFHNGIWAFGGGVNVHFGLKDNEGPKIQAGMPENGTLYFSPNNDGENDAMEIPLKITDKRYITAWSCEIKDEKGNTVRTISNKTPLREMKDAASFFKLLGKSKEGVEVPDTLRWDGRTDSGEIAPDGKYGFIIRAEDDNKNKSESQVYTAYVDKTPPALTFNKPQNQEALIFSPDGDGNKDVFVFDNTGSNEDLWTASISDAQGKAVKKIEVKNNELSPLSWDGKDDSGIFVPDGVYSYKIESIDRAKNKTVSSLSNIIVDTYKPSININIDKNAFSPINSSNNKINFIPSIPITKGLEEWKIEVKNQTGATVKTYTGSPSKIETKSFDGKDEAGKLLPEGTYKAFISARYINGHKPSTQTPSFNLDITPPKAEASTNQKLFSPDGDGELDSIIFTHKEEKPGRWTAEIYKASSGNTISGTPIFTSSLGDKLPPQFEWNGRKSDGSFAEDGKYIYVLRGIDEAQNEALSNTVLVELNTEKADIILQSNYTAFSPNNDGVKDSMEFYPVVKSKTAVSSFTLNIKDSKGKLVKAYKGNTPPKKITWDGELDKISSSEKNGTAPDGVPDGIYSAEFEVELANKNKAKSVISSITIDTVYPEIQISAPYLAFSPVEGNNKPNLPIDQISSSEKEWVGRFVDSKNKTVKTLKWKDKADKFIWAADDDTGNKASDEKYTYVVEAEDEAGNKTVQKLEGIIVDRRQAKGYITTEHKVFSPTGNGIKDVQNISVLTNIDAEIDNWNIQISDVESGKVFAEWTSKKDGNLPKKLVWDGKSGNSKAPDGRYMATMYIEYKKGDIVTAFTEDFILSTQAPKIGVSTKPKYFSPDNDGTDDDLYISLKADSKAGIDNWKFEITEPEENGGKLFWKTGGKEKITNELIWDGRSLSGETVQSATDYPFTFTVTDKVGLTSVYRGYIPVDILVIRDGDKLKIAVPSIIFRANAADFNGLDQPIVDKNNNILKRIAVILNKFPEYQVQVEGHANTTTGTEKEETTALLPLSKQRAEAVRQFLIKEGVRSTRLSSVGMGSSKPVASFNDRDNWWKNRRVEFILIKQ; this comes from the coding sequence ATGATTTTTTTTAAATTCGGTTTAAAAGCGAAAGTTTTTTTTGTTTTATGCTTTTTTATGATAGGATCGGCGGTTTTTGCCTATGATCCCATGCCCGGAGGGGAAGAAAAGCCGGCGCTGCAATCCCCCTCGGTTGCCGGAGGACAGGCCTCTGTTACAGGCGGCCCTTTCGGGGACACGGTGCCGGGCAGCCTTGCCGTAAACCCTGCTTTAGGCGGGGCCGAACAAAGGCCTATTCTCGATGTTTCCTACTTTTTACTTGCAGGCCTTAGCGAAGAAAAAGGCTTGGGGCATGCAGCCAATGCAGGAGTCCTCTACCCCTTTAGATGGGGAAACCTTGCAGGAAGCCTTCACTTTTTAAATTCGGAATTTGATTCCTTAAAACTTGGAACAATGGGAGGCTTACGCTTTTCATATTCAAAGGATTTAACCGATAAACTTTTAGTAGGAGCCGGAGCCTATGCCGACTTTGGAAAGGACTGGGGACTCGGGCTCGATATCGGGGCTCTTTATATGTTCGGAGACCTCGGATTTTTAAAGAACTCTAAGCTGGGCGTTTCGATAACGGGACTAGGCAAAACCTATAACCCAAAGTCAACAGGCATAAAGGGCGGTTCTTCAAGCGGCAGCCCTGCAATACTCACTCCGAGGGTAGGCTTTGCTTCAACCTTGGTAGATATTGACGGCTTCCAACTCGGAATGCACGCAGACCTCTCGGCTCCCTTTTTCCAAAATCTTATTTTTAATACGGGACTTCACATGCTCATGGCAGATATGATATCCTTTAAAACAGGCTTTGCCATCAACACGGTCGAAGCAATTCATAAAAAACAGACATTTATCCCCTCCTTCAACATAGGAGTAAATATAAAGATTAAATCTAAAGGATCAAACGATTCATTTTTAAAGAAAAACGGCTGGGAAGAAAACGAAATCCGTCCCGAGTTTGCAGCAAAACCATTCCATAACGGAATTTGGGCATTCGGCGGAGGCGTAAATGTTCACTTCGGTTTAAAAGACAACGAAGGGCCTAAAATCCAAGCCGGAATGCCCGAAAACGGTACGCTGTACTTTTCTCCCAATAATGACGGAGAAAACGATGCAATGGAAATCCCCTTAAAAATTACCGACAAAAGATATATAACGGCTTGGAGCTGCGAAATAAAGGATGAAAAAGGAAACACTGTCCGCACAATTTCTAACAAAACTCCTTTACGCGAAATGAAAGACGCAGCCTCATTTTTTAAACTCTTAGGAAAATCCAAAGAAGGAGTTGAAGTGCCCGATACCCTCCGCTGGGATGGACGCACCGATTCGGGAGAAATAGCCCCCGACGGAAAATACGGCTTTATAATAAGAGCCGAAGACGACAACAAAAATAAATCGGAATCTCAAGTTTACACAGCCTATGTGGATAAAACTCCTCCCGCTCTTACATTTAATAAACCTCAAAACCAAGAAGCCCTCATCTTCAGTCCTGACGGGGACGGAAACAAAGACGTCTTTGTTTTCGACAACACGGGTTCAAATGAAGACCTTTGGACGGCAAGCATAAGCGATGCCCAAGGCAAGGCCGTAAAAAAAATAGAGGTTAAAAATAATGAACTTTCTCCTTTAAGCTGGGACGGAAAAGACGATTCTGGTATTTTTGTACCTGACGGAGTTTACAGCTATAAAATCGAGTCTATCGACAGGGCAAAAAATAAAACAGTATCAAGCCTTTCAAACATCATTGTAGATACCTACAAGCCCTCGATCAACATAAATATAGATAAAAACGCCTTTTCACCGATCAACAGCTCAAACAATAAGATAAACTTTATTCCTTCAATTCCGATTACCAAGGGGCTTGAAGAATGGAAGATTGAAGTAAAAAATCAAACAGGTGCAACCGTAAAAACATATACGGGAAGCCCATCAAAGATAGAAACCAAAAGTTTTGACGGAAAGGACGAAGCAGGAAAGCTCTTGCCTGAGGGTACATACAAGGCCTTTATTTCCGCAAGGTATATAAACGGACATAAGCCTTCAACTCAAACGCCCTCTTTTAACTTGGACATTACACCGCCCAAGGCTGAAGCAAGTACGAACCAAAAACTATTTTCTCCCGACGGCGACGGAGAACTGGACAGCATTATCTTTACTCACAAGGAAGAAAAACCCGGCAGATGGACGGCGGAAATCTATAAGGCCTCAAGCGGAAATACAATCAGCGGAACACCTATTTTTACAAGCAGCCTTGGGGACAAGCTGCCGCCTCAATTTGAATGGAACGGAAGAAAGTCCGACGGCAGTTTTGCCGAAGACGGTAAGTACATCTATGTATTAAGGGGAATTGATGAGGCTCAAAACGAAGCTCTCTCGAATACCGTGCTTGTAGAGCTCAATACCGAAAAAGCGGATATCATTCTCCAATCAAATTATACGGCCTTTTCTCCCAATAATGACGGGGTAAAGGACAGCATGGAATTCTATCCTGTAGTAAAATCAAAAACGGCTGTCAGCTCATTTACTCTTAACATTAAGGACTCAAAGGGCAAGCTTGTTAAGGCCTACAAGGGCAATACTCCTCCAAAGAAAATAACTTGGGATGGAGAACTTGATAAAATTTCATCTTCAGAAAAAAATGGAACGGCTCCTGACGGCGTTCCTGACGGAATATACTCTGCAGAATTTGAAGTAGAGCTTGCAAACAAAAACAAGGCAAAATCCGTTATTTCATCGATAACGATAGACACCGTTTATCCTGAAATTCAAATTTCCGCTCCATATCTGGCCTTTTCTCCTGTTGAAGGAAACAACAAGCCGAACCTTCCCATAGATCAAATATCTTCTTCCGAAAAAGAATGGGTGGGACGCTTTGTCGATTCCAAAAACAAAACGGTAAAAACCTTAAAATGGAAAGATAAGGCCGATAAGTTTATCTGGGCAGCAGATGACGATACGGGCAATAAGGCCTCTGATGAAAAATATACCTATGTCGTAGAGGCTGAAGACGAAGCAGGAAACAAAACCGTCCAAAAACTTGAAGGCATAATCGTAGACCGCCGTCAAGCCAAGGGCTATATAACCACCGAACACAAGGTATTTTCTCCTACAGGTAACGGAATAAAGGATGTTCAAAATATTTCGGTGCTTACAAACATTGATGCCGAAATAGACAACTGGAATATTCAGATTTCGGATGTGGAAAGCGGCAAGGTTTTTGCCGAATGGACTTCCAAAAAGGACGGAAATCTGCCTAAAAAACTTGTATGGGACGGCAAGAGCGGAAACTCAAAGGCTCCCGACGGCAGGTATATGGCAACTATGTACATCGAGTATAAAAAAGGCGATATAGTAACGGCTTTTACGGAAGATTTCATCCTTTCAACTCAGGCGCCTAAGATCGGCGTAAGCACAAAGCCTAAATATTTCAGCCCCGATAATGACGGAACCGATGATGACCTCTACATAAGCCTAAAAGCCGATTCAAAGGCCGGCATCGACAACTGGAAGTTTGAAATCACCGAACCGGAAGAAAACGGCGGAAAGCTTTTCTGGAAAACCGGCGGAAAAGAAAAAATAACTAATGAACTTATCTGGGACGGCCGCTCTCTTTCAGGAGAAACGGTACAGTCGGCAACGGATTATCCTTTTACCTTTACGGTCACCGACAAGGTAGGCCTCACCTCGGTTTACAGGGGCTACATCCCGGTAGATATTCTTGTCATCAGGGACGGGGATAAACTTAAAATAGCCGTACCTTCGATTATTTTTAGGGCAAATGCAGCAGACTTTAATGGGTTAGATCAGCCCATAGTCGATAAGAACAATAACATCTTAAAGCGTATAGCCGTTATCCTAAATAAATTCCCGGAATATCAGGTTCAGGTAGAAGGACATGCCAATACTACGACAGGTACCGAAAAAGAAGAAACAACAGCCCTCCTCCCCTTATCAAAACAAAGGGCAGAGGCAGTCCGCCAATTCCTTATAAAGGAAGGCGTTAGAAGTACGCGTCTTTCTTCGGTCGGAATGGGAAGCTCCAAGCCCGTTGCCTCCTTTAACGACAGGGACAATTGGTGGAAAAACCGCCGAGTAGAATTTATTTTGATTAAGCAGTAA
- a CDS encoding septal ring lytic transglycosylase RlpA family protein, with translation MKKAILMLILSLSFMHFLAAQGEIISEETYASYYGEAFNGRPTANGEIFDMNAYTAAHKTLPFGTLVEVTNLENGRKVIVRINDRGPFVGNREIDVSKAAAAALDMLSYGVVRVSLRRIDPNNMGSFTSTETSERPVNQEKTPVKTEETSSRAKDLVKTKEQDFQALTDSTKNKSLVYTPAKASETEGVLWRIQLGSFKREENALRLVIKLRKIGFEPAYEKTETTTRVVLYGIRPHELEKVKRVLELNSFNDYVLRQESW, from the coding sequence ATGAAAAAAGCAATCCTTATGTTAATTTTGTCCTTATCCTTTATGCACTTTTTAGCTGCACAGGGAGAAATTATAAGCGAGGAAACTTATGCTTCGTACTACGGGGAAGCCTTTAACGGAAGGCCGACCGCAAACGGAGAAATATTCGATATGAATGCTTACACTGCGGCTCATAAAACTCTTCCGTTCGGAACTCTTGTTGAAGTTACCAACCTAGAGAACGGAAGAAAGGTCATCGTAAGAATAAATGATAGAGGCCCCTTTGTCGGTAACCGCGAAATAGATGTTTCGAAGGCTGCCGCCGCTGCCTTGGATATGCTATCCTATGGAGTTGTAAGGGTAAGCCTAAGAAGGATAGATCCTAACAATATGGGTTCTTTTACAAGTACCGAAACGTCAGAAAGGCCTGTCAATCAGGAAAAGACTCCCGTAAAAACGGAAGAAACAAGCAGCAGAGCAAAGGACTTGGTAAAAACAAAAGAGCAGGATTTCCAAGCTTTAACCGACAGCACAAAAAATAAAAGCCTTGTTTATACGCCTGCCAAGGCTTCGGAAACAGAGGGTGTTTTATGGAGAATTCAGCTGGGTTCATTTAAGCGTGAAGAAAATGCCCTAAGGCTTGTCATAAAATTAAGAAAGATAGGTTTTGAACCCGCCTATGAAAAAACGGAAACCACTACAAGAGTTGTTTTATACGGTATTAGACCTCATGAACTTGAAAAAGTAAAAAGGGTTCTTGAGTTAAACTCTTTTAATGATTATGTCTTACGCCAAGAAAGTTGGTAA